In a genomic window of Homo sapiens chromosome 22, GRCh38.p14 Primary Assembly:
- the ESS2 gene encoding splicing factor ESS-2 homolog isoform X3, with protein sequence METPGASASSLLLPAASRPPRKREAGEAGAATSKQRVLDEEEYIEGLQTVIQRDFFPDVEKLQAQKEYLEAEENGDLERMRQIAIKFGSALGKMSREPPPPYVTPATFETPEVHAGTGVVGNKPRPRGRGLEDGEAGEEEEKEPLPSLDVFLSRYTSEDNASFQEIMEVAKERSRARHAWLYQAEEEFEKRQKDNLELPSAEHQAIESSQASVETWKYKAKNSLMYYPEGVPDEEQLFKKPRQVVHKNTRFLRDPFSQALSRCQLQQAAALNAQGPSLSFSKKAANPRAPALP encoded by the exons ATGGAGACGCCGGGCGCATCAGCGTCGTCCTTGTTGCTTCCCGCCGCGTCCAGGCCCCCGAGGAAGCGCGAGGCGGGAGAGGCTGGGGCTGCGACGAGCAAGCAGCGGGTCCTGGACGAGGAAGAGTATATCGAG GGCCTCCAGACGGTCATCCAAAGGGATTTCTTTCCTGATGTGGAGAAGCTCCAGGCACAGAAGGAGTACCTGGAAGCCGAGGAGAATGGAGACTTGGAACGGATGCGCCAGATTGCCATCAAGTTTGGCTCTGCCTTGGGCAAGATGTCCCGGGAGCCCCCGCCACCCT ATGTGACTCCAGCCACATTTGAAACCCCTGAGGTGCATGCAGGCACTGGAGTGGTGGGCAACAAGCCCAGGCCCCGCGGCCGAGGCCTGGAGGATG gagaggctggagaggaggaggagaaggagccgCTGCCCAGCCTAGATGTCTTCCTGAGCCGCTACACGAGTGAGGACAATGCCTCCTTCCAGGAGATCATGGAGGTGGCCAAGGAGAGAAGCCGGGCACGCCACGCTTGGCTCTACCAGGCTgaggaagagtttgagaag AGGCAGAAAGATAATCTCGAACTCCCGTCAGCAGAGCACCAGGCCATCGAGAGCAGCCAGGCCAGTGTGGAGACCTGGAAGTACAAGGCCAAGAATTCCCTCATGTACTATCCAGAGG GTGTCCCTGACGAGGAGCAGCTGTTTAAGAAGCCCCGGCAGGTGGTACATAAGAACACGCGCTTCCTTAGGGACCCCTTCAGCCAAGCCCTGAGCAGGTGCCAGCTCCAGCAGGCAGCCGCCCTCAATGCCCAG GggccctccctctctttctccaagAAGGCTGCCAACCCCAGAGCCCCAGCCTTGCCCTGA
- the ESS2 gene encoding splicing factor ESS-2 homolog isoform X4 — translation METPGASASSLLLPAASRPPRKREAGEAGAATSKQRVLDEEEYIEGLQTVIQRDFFPDVEKLQAQKEYLEAEENGDLERMRQIAIKFGSALGKMSREPPPPYVTPATFETPEVHAGTGVVGNKPRPRGRGLEDAGEAGEEEEKEPLPSLDVFLSRYTSEDNASFQEIMEVAKERSRARHAWLYQAEEEFEKRQKDNLELPSAEHQAIESSQASVETWKYKAKNSLMYYPEGVPDEEQLFKKPRQVVHKNTRFLRDPFSQALSRCQLQQAAALNAQHKQGKV, via the exons ATGGAGACGCCGGGCGCATCAGCGTCGTCCTTGTTGCTTCCCGCCGCGTCCAGGCCCCCGAGGAAGCGCGAGGCGGGAGAGGCTGGGGCTGCGACGAGCAAGCAGCGGGTCCTGGACGAGGAAGAGTATATCGAG GGCCTCCAGACGGTCATCCAAAGGGATTTCTTTCCTGATGTGGAGAAGCTCCAGGCACAGAAGGAGTACCTGGAAGCCGAGGAGAATGGAGACTTGGAACGGATGCGCCAGATTGCCATCAAGTTTGGCTCTGCCTTGGGCAAGATGTCCCGGGAGCCCCCGCCACCCT ATGTGACTCCAGCCACATTTGAAACCCCTGAGGTGCATGCAGGCACTGGAGTGGTGGGCAACAAGCCCAGGCCCCGCGGCCGAGGCCTGGAGGATG CAggagaggctggagaggaggaggagaaggagccgCTGCCCAGCCTAGATGTCTTCCTGAGCCGCTACACGAGTGAGGACAATGCCTCCTTCCAGGAGATCATGGAGGTGGCCAAGGAGAGAAGCCGGGCACGCCACGCTTGGCTCTACCAGGCTgaggaagagtttgagaag AGGCAGAAAGATAATCTCGAACTCCCGTCAGCAGAGCACCAGGCCATCGAGAGCAGCCAGGCCAGTGTGGAGACCTGGAAGTACAAGGCCAAGAATTCCCTCATGTACTATCCAGAGG GTGTCCCTGACGAGGAGCAGCTGTTTAAGAAGCCCCGGCAGGTGGTACATAAGAACACGCGCTTCCTTAGGGACCCCTTCAGCCAAGCCCTGAGCAGGTGCCAGCTCCAGCAGGCAGCCGCCCTCAATGCCCAG CACAAACAGGGCAAG GTGTGA
- the ESS2 gene encoding splicing factor ESS-2 homolog codes for METPGASASSLLLPAASRPPRKREAGEAGAATSKQRVLDEEEYIEGLQTVIQRDFFPDVEKLQAQKEYLEAEENGDLERMRQIAIKFGSALGKMSREPPPPYVTPATFETPEVHAGTGVVGNKPRPRGRGLEDGEAGEEEEKEPLPSLDVFLSRYTSEDNASFQEIMEVAKERSRARHAWLYQAEEEFEKRQKDNLELPSAEHQAIESSQASVETWKYKAKNSLMYYPEGVPDEEQLFKKPRQVVHKNTRFLRDPFSQALSRCQLQQAAALNAQHKQGKVGPDGKELIPQESPRVGGFGFVATPSPAPGVNESPMMTWGEVENTPLRVEGSETPYVDRTPGPAFKILEPGRRERLGLKMANEAAAKNRAKKQEALRRVTENLASLTPKGLSPAMSPALQRLVSRTASKYTDRALRASYTPSPARSTHLKTPASGLQTPTSTPAPGSATRTPLTQDPASITDNLLQLPARRKASDFF; via the exons ATGGAGACGCCGGGCGCATCAGCGTCGTCCTTGTTGCTTCCCGCCGCGTCCAGGCCCCCGAGGAAGCGCGAGGCGGGAGAGGCTGGGGCTGCGACGAGCAAGCAGCGGGTCCTGGACGAGGAAGAGTATATCGAG GGCCTCCAGACGGTCATCCAAAGGGATTTCTTTCCTGATGTGGAGAAGCTCCAGGCACAGAAGGAGTACCTGGAAGCCGAGGAGAATGGAGACTTGGAACGGATGCGCCAGATTGCCATCAAGTTTGGCTCTGCCTTGGGCAAGATGTCCCGGGAGCCCCCGCCACCCT ATGTGACTCCAGCCACATTTGAAACCCCTGAGGTGCATGCAGGCACTGGAGTGGTGGGCAACAAGCCCAGGCCCCGCGGCCGAGGCCTGGAGGATG gagaggctggagaggaggaggagaaggagccgCTGCCCAGCCTAGATGTCTTCCTGAGCCGCTACACGAGTGAGGACAATGCCTCCTTCCAGGAGATCATGGAGGTGGCCAAGGAGAGAAGCCGGGCACGCCACGCTTGGCTCTACCAGGCTgaggaagagtttgagaag AGGCAGAAAGATAATCTCGAACTCCCGTCAGCAGAGCACCAGGCCATCGAGAGCAGCCAGGCCAGTGTGGAGACCTGGAAGTACAAGGCCAAGAATTCCCTCATGTACTATCCAGAGG GTGTCCCTGACGAGGAGCAGCTGTTTAAGAAGCCCCGGCAGGTGGTACATAAGAACACGCGCTTCCTTAGGGACCCCTTCAGCCAAGCCCTGAGCAGGTGCCAGCTCCAGCAGGCAGCCGCCCTCAATGCCCAG CACAAACAGGGCAAGGTGGGCCCCGATGGCAAGGAGCTGATCCCCCAGGAGTCCCCTCGAGTGGGTGGATTTGGATTTGTTGCCactccttcccctgcccctg GTGTGAACGAGTCCCCGATGATGACCTGGGGGGAGGTTGAGAACACACCCTTGAGAGTTGAAGGGTCGGAAACGCCCTACGTGGACAGGACACCCGGCCCAGCTTTTAAG ATCCTGGAGCCAGGCCGCAGGGAGCGGCTGGGTCTGAAGATGGCCAACGAGGCCGCTGCCAAGAACCGGGCCAAGAAGCAGGAAGCCTTGCGGAGAGTGACGGAGAATCTGGCCAG CCTCACCCCCAAAGGCCTGAGCCCAGCCATGTCGCCAGCCCTACAGCGCCTTGTGAGCAGGACGGCCAGCAAGTACACAGACCGGGCCCTGCGGGCCAGCTACACACCATCCCCAGCACGCTCCACCCACCTCAAGACCCCGGCCAGTGGGCTGCAGACCCCCACAAGCACACCGGCGCCTGGCTCTGCCACACGCACCCCTCTCACACAGGACCCGGCCTCCATCACGGACAACCTGCTGCAGCTCCCTGCCCGGCGCAAAGCTTCGGACTTCTTTTAg
- the ESS2 gene encoding splicing factor ESS-2 homolog isoform X5: protein METPGASASSLLLPAASRPPRKREAGEAGAATSKQRVLDEEEYIEGLQTVIQRDFFPDVEKLQAQKEYLEAEENGDLERMRQIAIKFGSALGKMSREPPPPYVTPATFETPEVHAGTGVVGNKPRPRGRGLEDAGEAGEEEEKEPLPSLDVFLSRYTSEDNASFQEIMEVAKERSRARHAWLYQAEEEFEKRQKDNLELPSAEHQAIESSQASVETWKYKAKNSLMYYPEGVPDEEQLFKKPRQVVHKNTRFLRDPFSQALSRCQLQQAAALNAQV from the exons ATGGAGACGCCGGGCGCATCAGCGTCGTCCTTGTTGCTTCCCGCCGCGTCCAGGCCCCCGAGGAAGCGCGAGGCGGGAGAGGCTGGGGCTGCGACGAGCAAGCAGCGGGTCCTGGACGAGGAAGAGTATATCGAG GGCCTCCAGACGGTCATCCAAAGGGATTTCTTTCCTGATGTGGAGAAGCTCCAGGCACAGAAGGAGTACCTGGAAGCCGAGGAGAATGGAGACTTGGAACGGATGCGCCAGATTGCCATCAAGTTTGGCTCTGCCTTGGGCAAGATGTCCCGGGAGCCCCCGCCACCCT ATGTGACTCCAGCCACATTTGAAACCCCTGAGGTGCATGCAGGCACTGGAGTGGTGGGCAACAAGCCCAGGCCCCGCGGCCGAGGCCTGGAGGATG CAggagaggctggagaggaggaggagaaggagccgCTGCCCAGCCTAGATGTCTTCCTGAGCCGCTACACGAGTGAGGACAATGCCTCCTTCCAGGAGATCATGGAGGTGGCCAAGGAGAGAAGCCGGGCACGCCACGCTTGGCTCTACCAGGCTgaggaagagtttgagaag AGGCAGAAAGATAATCTCGAACTCCCGTCAGCAGAGCACCAGGCCATCGAGAGCAGCCAGGCCAGTGTGGAGACCTGGAAGTACAAGGCCAAGAATTCCCTCATGTACTATCCAGAGG GTGTCCCTGACGAGGAGCAGCTGTTTAAGAAGCCCCGGCAGGTGGTACATAAGAACACGCGCTTCCTTAGGGACCCCTTCAGCCAAGCCCTGAGCAGGTGCCAGCTCCAGCAGGCAGCCGCCCTCAATGCCCAG GTGTGA
- the ESS2 gene encoding splicing factor ESS-2 homolog isoform X1: METPGASASSLLLPAASRPPRKREAGEAGAATSKQRVLDEEEYIEGLQTVIQRDFFPDVEKLQAQKEYLEAEENGDLERMRQIAIKFGSALGKMSREPPPPYVTPATFETPEVHAGTGVVGNKPRPRGRGLEDAGEAGEEEEKEPLPSLDVFLSRYTSEDNASFQEIMEVAKERSRARHAWLYQAEEEFEKRQKDNLELPSAEHQAIESSQASVETWKYKAKNSLMYYPEGVPDEEQLFKKPRQVVHKNTRFLRDPFSQALSRCQLQQAAALNAQHKQGKVGPDGKELIPQESPRVGGFGFVATPSPAPGVNESPMMTWGEVENTPLRVEGSETPYVDRTPGPAFKILEPGRRERLGLKMANEAAAKNRAKKQEALRRVTENLASLTPKGLSPAMSPALQRLVSRTASKYTDRALRASYTPSPARSTHLKTPASGLQTPTSTPAPGSATRTPLTQDPASITDNLLQLPARRKASDFF; encoded by the exons ATGGAGACGCCGGGCGCATCAGCGTCGTCCTTGTTGCTTCCCGCCGCGTCCAGGCCCCCGAGGAAGCGCGAGGCGGGAGAGGCTGGGGCTGCGACGAGCAAGCAGCGGGTCCTGGACGAGGAAGAGTATATCGAG GGCCTCCAGACGGTCATCCAAAGGGATTTCTTTCCTGATGTGGAGAAGCTCCAGGCACAGAAGGAGTACCTGGAAGCCGAGGAGAATGGAGACTTGGAACGGATGCGCCAGATTGCCATCAAGTTTGGCTCTGCCTTGGGCAAGATGTCCCGGGAGCCCCCGCCACCCT ATGTGACTCCAGCCACATTTGAAACCCCTGAGGTGCATGCAGGCACTGGAGTGGTGGGCAACAAGCCCAGGCCCCGCGGCCGAGGCCTGGAGGATG CAggagaggctggagaggaggaggagaaggagccgCTGCCCAGCCTAGATGTCTTCCTGAGCCGCTACACGAGTGAGGACAATGCCTCCTTCCAGGAGATCATGGAGGTGGCCAAGGAGAGAAGCCGGGCACGCCACGCTTGGCTCTACCAGGCTgaggaagagtttgagaag AGGCAGAAAGATAATCTCGAACTCCCGTCAGCAGAGCACCAGGCCATCGAGAGCAGCCAGGCCAGTGTGGAGACCTGGAAGTACAAGGCCAAGAATTCCCTCATGTACTATCCAGAGG GTGTCCCTGACGAGGAGCAGCTGTTTAAGAAGCCCCGGCAGGTGGTACATAAGAACACGCGCTTCCTTAGGGACCCCTTCAGCCAAGCCCTGAGCAGGTGCCAGCTCCAGCAGGCAGCCGCCCTCAATGCCCAG CACAAACAGGGCAAGGTGGGCCCCGATGGCAAGGAGCTGATCCCCCAGGAGTCCCCTCGAGTGGGTGGATTTGGATTTGTTGCCactccttcccctgcccctg GTGTGAACGAGTCCCCGATGATGACCTGGGGGGAGGTTGAGAACACACCCTTGAGAGTTGAAGGGTCGGAAACGCCCTACGTGGACAGGACACCCGGCCCAGCTTTTAAG ATCCTGGAGCCAGGCCGCAGGGAGCGGCTGGGTCTGAAGATGGCCAACGAGGCCGCTGCCAAGAACCGGGCCAAGAAGCAGGAAGCCTTGCGGAGAGTGACGGAGAATCTGGCCAG CCTCACCCCCAAAGGCCTGAGCCCAGCCATGTCGCCAGCCCTACAGCGCCTTGTGAGCAGGACGGCCAGCAAGTACACAGACCGGGCCCTGCGGGCCAGCTACACACCATCCCCAGCACGCTCCACCCACCTCAAGACCCCGGCCAGTGGGCTGCAGACCCCCACAAGCACACCGGCGCCTGGCTCTGCCACACGCACCCCTCTCACACAGGACCCGGCCTCCATCACGGACAACCTGCTGCAGCTCCCTGCCCGGCGCAAAGCTTCGGACTTCTTTTAg
- the TSSK2 gene encoding testis-specific serine/threonine-protein kinase 2, protein MDDATVLRKKGYIVGINLGKGSYAKVKSAYSERLKFNVAVKIIDRKKTPTDFVERFLPREMDILATVNHGSIIKTYEIFETSDGRIYIIMELGVQGDLLEFIKCQGALHEDVARKMFRQLSSAVKYCHDLDIVHRDLKCENLLLDKDFNIKLSDFGFSKRCLRDSNGRIILSKTFCGSAAYAAPEVLQSIPYQPKVYDIWSLGVILYIMVCGSMPYDDSDIRKMLRIQKEHRVDFPRSKNLTCECKDLIYRMLQPDVSQRLHIDEILSHSWLQPPKPKATSSASFKREGEGKYRAECKLDTKTGLRPDHRPDHKLGAKTQHRLLVVPENENRMEDRLAETSRAKDHHISGAEVGKAST, encoded by the coding sequence ATGGACGATGCCACAGTCCTAAGGAAGAAGGGTTACATCGTAGGCATCAATCTTGGCAAGGGTTCCTACGCAAAAGTCAAATCTGCCTACTCTGAGCGCCTCAAGTTCAATGTGGCTGTCAAGATCATCGACCGCAAGAAAACACCTACTGACTTTGTGGAGAGATTCCTTCCTCGGGAGATGGACATCCTGGCAACTGTCAACCACGGCTCCATCATCAAGACTTACGAGATCTTTGAGACCTCTGACGGACGGATCTACATCATCATGGAGCTTGGCGTCCAGGGCGACCTCCTCGAGTTCATCAAGTGCCAGGGAGCCCTGCATGAGGACGTGGCACGCAAGATGTTCCGACAGCTCTCCTCCGCCGTCAAGTACTGCCACGACCTGGACATCGTCCACCGGGACCTCAAGTGCGAGAACCTTCTCCTCGACAAGGACTTCAACATCAAGCTGTCTGACTTTGGCTTCTCCAAGCGCTGCCTGCGGGACAGCAATGGGCGCATCATCCTCAGCAAGACCTTCTGCGGGTCGGCAGCATATGCAGCCCCCGAGGTGCTGCAGAGCATCCCCTACCAGCCCAAGGTGTATGACATCTGGAGCCTGGGCGTGATCCTGTACATCATGGTCTGCGGCTCCATGCCCTATGACGACTCCGACATCAGGAAGATGCTGCGTATCCAGAAGGAGCACCGTGTGGACTTCCCGCGCTCCAAGAACCTGACCTGCGAGTGCAAGGACCTCATCTACCGCATGCTGCAGCCCGACGTCAGCCAGCGGCTCCACATCGATGAGATCCTCAGCCACTCGTGGCTGCAGCCCCCCAAGCCCAAAGCCACGTCTTCTGCCTCCTtcaagagggagggggagggcaaGTACCGCGCTGAGTGCAAACTGGACACCAAGACAGGCTTGAGGCCCGACCACCGGCCCGACCACAAGCTTGGAGCCAAAACCCAGCACCGGCTGCTGGTGGTGCCCGAGAACGAGAACAGGATGGAGGACAGGCTGGCCGAGACCTCCAGGGCCAAAGACCATCACATCTCCGGAGCTGAGGTGGGGAAAGCAAGCACCTAG
- the ESS2 gene encoding splicing factor ESS-2 homolog isoform X2, protein MRQIAIKFGSALGKMSREPPPPYVTPATFETPEVHAGTGVVGNKPRPRGRGLEDAGEAGEEEEKEPLPSLDVFLSRYTSEDNASFQEIMEVAKERSRARHAWLYQAEEEFEKRQKDNLELPSAEHQAIESSQASVETWKYKAKNSLMYYPEGVPDEEQLFKKPRQVVHKNTRFLRDPFSQALSRCQLQQAAALNAQHKQGKVGPDGKELIPQESPRVGGFGFVATPSPAPGVNESPMMTWGEVENTPLRVEGSETPYVDRTPGPAFKILEPGRRERLGLKMANEAAAKNRAKKQEALRRVTENLASLTPKGLSPAMSPALQRLVSRTASKYTDRALRASYTPSPARSTHLKTPASGLQTPTSTPAPGSATRTPLTQDPASITDNLLQLPARRKASDFF, encoded by the exons ATGCGCCAGATTGCCATCAAGTTTGGCTCTGCCTTGGGCAAGATGTCCCGGGAGCCCCCGCCACCCT ATGTGACTCCAGCCACATTTGAAACCCCTGAGGTGCATGCAGGCACTGGAGTGGTGGGCAACAAGCCCAGGCCCCGCGGCCGAGGCCTGGAGGATG CAggagaggctggagaggaggaggagaaggagccgCTGCCCAGCCTAGATGTCTTCCTGAGCCGCTACACGAGTGAGGACAATGCCTCCTTCCAGGAGATCATGGAGGTGGCCAAGGAGAGAAGCCGGGCACGCCACGCTTGGCTCTACCAGGCTgaggaagagtttgagaag AGGCAGAAAGATAATCTCGAACTCCCGTCAGCAGAGCACCAGGCCATCGAGAGCAGCCAGGCCAGTGTGGAGACCTGGAAGTACAAGGCCAAGAATTCCCTCATGTACTATCCAGAGG GTGTCCCTGACGAGGAGCAGCTGTTTAAGAAGCCCCGGCAGGTGGTACATAAGAACACGCGCTTCCTTAGGGACCCCTTCAGCCAAGCCCTGAGCAGGTGCCAGCTCCAGCAGGCAGCCGCCCTCAATGCCCAG CACAAACAGGGCAAGGTGGGCCCCGATGGCAAGGAGCTGATCCCCCAGGAGTCCCCTCGAGTGGGTGGATTTGGATTTGTTGCCactccttcccctgcccctg GTGTGAACGAGTCCCCGATGATGACCTGGGGGGAGGTTGAGAACACACCCTTGAGAGTTGAAGGGTCGGAAACGCCCTACGTGGACAGGACACCCGGCCCAGCTTTTAAG ATCCTGGAGCCAGGCCGCAGGGAGCGGCTGGGTCTGAAGATGGCCAACGAGGCCGCTGCCAAGAACCGGGCCAAGAAGCAGGAAGCCTTGCGGAGAGTGACGGAGAATCTGGCCAG CCTCACCCCCAAAGGCCTGAGCCCAGCCATGTCGCCAGCCCTACAGCGCCTTGTGAGCAGGACGGCCAGCAAGTACACAGACCGGGCCCTGCGGGCCAGCTACACACCATCCCCAGCACGCTCCACCCACCTCAAGACCCCGGCCAGTGGGCTGCAGACCCCCACAAGCACACCGGCGCCTGGCTCTGCCACACGCACCCCTCTCACACAGGACCCGGCCTCCATCACGGACAACCTGCTGCAGCTCCCTGCCCGGCGCAAAGCTTCGGACTTCTTTTAg